A single Pan troglodytes isolate AG18354 chromosome 19, NHGRI_mPanTro3-v2.0_pri, whole genome shotgun sequence DNA region contains:
- the TMEM94 gene encoding transmembrane protein 94 isoform X33: MLFKQAELWMSHQGKGNKGEPPSALGLSTRKALSVLKEQLEAVLEGHLRERKKCLTWKEVWRSSFLHHSNRCSCFHWPGASLMLLAVLLLLGCCGGQPAGSRGVGLVNASALFLLLLLNLVLIGRQDRLKRREVERRLRGIIDQIQDALRDGREIQWPNAMYPDLHMPFAPSWSLHWAYRDGHLVNLPVSLLVEGDIIALRPGQESFASLRGIKDDEHIVLEPGDLFPPFSPPPSPRGEVERGPQSPQQHRLFRVLETPVIDNVRWCLDMALSRPVTALDNERFTVQSVMLHYAVPVVLAGFLITNALRFIFSAPGVTSWQYTLLQLQVNGVLPILPLLFPVLWVLATACGEARVLAQMSKASPSSLLAKFSEDTLSSYTEAVSSQEMLRCIWGHFLRVLGGTSPTLSHSSSLLHSLGSVTVLCCVDKQGILSWPNPSPETVLFFSGKVEPPHSSHEDLTDGLSTRSFCHPEPHERDALLAGSLNNTLHLSNEQERGDWPGEAPKPPEPYSHHKAHGRSKHPSGSNTQPGMESDPYEAEDFVCDYHLEMLSLSQDQQNPSCIQFDDSNWQLHLTSLKPLGLNVLLNLCDASVTERLCRFSDHLCNIALQESHSAVLPVHVPWGLCELARLIGFTPGAKELFKQENHLALYRLPSAETMKETSLGRLSCVTKRRPPLSHMISLFIKDTTTSTEQMLSHGTADVVLEACTDFWDGADIYPLSGSDRKKVLDFYQRACLSGYCSAFAYKPMNCALSSQLNGKCIELVQVPGQSSIFTMCELPSTIPIKQNARRSSWSSDEGIGEVLEKEDCMQALSGQIFMGMVSSQYQARLDIVRLIDGLVNACIRFVYFSLEDELKSKVFAEKMGLETGWNCHISLTPNGDMPGSEIPPSSPSHAGSLHDDLNQVSRDDAEGLLLMEEEGHSDLISFQPTDSDIPSFLEDSNRAKLPRGIHQVRPHLQNIDNVPLLVPLFTDCTPETMCEMIKIMQEYGEVTCCLGSSANLRNSCLFLQSDISIALDPLYPSRCSWETFGYATSTSMAQASDGLSPLQLSGQLNSLPCSLTFRQEETISIIRLIEQARHATYGIRKCFLFLLQCQLTLVVIQFLSCLVQLPPLLSTTDILWLSCFCYPLLSISLLGKPPHSSIMSMATGKNLQSIPKKTQHYFLLCFLLKFSLTISSCLICFGFTLQSFCDSSRDRNLTNCSSVMLPSNDDRAPAWFEDFANGLLSAQKLTAALIVLHTVFISITHVHRTKPLWRKSPLTNLWWAVTVPVVLLGQVVQTAVDLQLWTHRDSHVHFGLEDVPLLTWLLGCLSLVLVVVTNEIVKLHEIRVRVRYQKRQKLQFETKLGMNSPF, translated from the exons GGCGAGCCTCCCTCAGCCCTGGGCCTGTCCACGCGGAAGGCCCTCAGCGTCCTGAAGGAGCAGCTGGAGGCAGTGCTGGAAGGACATCTCAGGGAGCGGAAGAAGTGTCTGACGTGGAAG GAGGTGTGGAGAAGCAGCTTCCTCCACCACAGTAACCGCTGCTCCTGCTTCCACTGGCCGGGGGCCTCACTCATGCTACTGGccgtgctgctgctgctgggctgCTGCGGGGGACAGCCAGCCGGGAG CCGTGGGGTGGGGCTGGTGAATGCCTCAGCCTTGTTCCTGTTACTGCTTCTCAACCTTGTGCTCATCGGGCGGCAAGACCGGCTGAAGCGTCGGGAGGTAGAGCGGAGGCTGCGAGGGATCATTGATCAAATCCAAG ATGCCCTCAGGGATGGCAGGGAGATCCAGTGGCCCAATGCCATGTATCCAGACCTCCACATGCCTTTTGCACCATCCTGGTCCTTGCACTGGGCCTACAGAGACGGACACCTGGTCAACCTGCCAGTCAGCCTGCTGGTTGAAGGAGACATCATAGCTTTGAGGCCTGGCCAGGAATCGTTTGCTTCTCTGAGGGGGATCAAG GATGACGAGCACATCGTCCTGGAGCCGGGAGACCTCTTCCCCCCcttctcccctccaccctcaccccgGGGAGAAGTGGAGAGAGGGCCACAGAGCCCCCAGCAGCACCGGCTTTTCCGTGTCCTTGAGACCCCTGTGATTGACAACGTCAG ATGGTGCCTGGACATGGCCCTGTCCCGACCAGTCACTGCCCTGGACAATGAGCGGTTCACAGTGCAGTCGGTGATGCTACACTATGCTGTGCCCGTGGTCCTG GCCGGCTTCCTCATCACCAATGCCCTGCGCTTCATCTTCAGTGCCCCGGGGGTCACTTCCTGGCAGTACACCCTCCTCCAGCTCCAG GTGAATGGCGTCCTGCCCATCCTCCCCCTGCTCTTTCCAGTCCTCTGGGTTCTGGCAACTGCCTGTGGAGAGGCCCGTGTCCTGGCCCAGATGAGcaaggcctcacccagctccctg CTGGCTAAGTTCTCAGAGGATACTCTCAGCAGCTATACGGAGGCTGTCTCCTCTCAG GAAATGCTGCGCTGCATTTGGGGCCACTTCCTGAGGGTGCTCGGGGGGACATCGCCAACGCTGAGCCACAGTTCCAGCCTGCTGCACAGCCTGGGCTCTGTCACG GTCCTGTGCTGTGTGGACAAACAGGGGATCCTGTCATGGCCAAATCCCAGCCCAGAGACTGTACTGTTCTTCAGCGGGAAGGTGGAGCCCCCTCACAGCAGCCACGAGGACCTCACCGATGGCCTATCCACCCGCTCCTTCTGCCATCCCGAG CCCCATGAACGAGACGCCCTCCTGGCTGGCTCCCTGAACAACACCCTGCACCTTTCCAATGAGCAGGAGCGTGGCGACTGGCCTGGCGAGGCTCCCAAGCCCCCCGAGCCCTATTCACACCACAAAGCGCATGGCCGCAGCAAACACCCATCTGGCTCCAAC ACCCAGCCTGGGATGGAGAGCGACCCCTACGAAGCAGAGGACTTTGTGTGTGACTACCACCTGGAGATGCTGAGCCTGTCCCAGGACCAGCAGAACCCCTCCTGCATCCAGTTTGATGACTCCAACTGGCAGCTGCACCTCACCTCCCTCAAACCCCTGGGCCTCAATGTGCTGCTGAACCTGTGTGATGCCAGCGTCACCGAGCGCCTGTGCCGATTCTCCGACCACCTGTGCAACATCGCCCTGCAAGAGAGCCACAGCGCCGTGCTGCCCGTCCATGTGCCCTGGGGCCTCTGCGAGCTTGCCCGCCTCATTG GCTTCACTCCTGGGGCCAAGGAGCTTTTCAAGCAGGAGAACCATCTGGCGCTGTACCGCCTCCCCAGTGCCGAGACAATGAAGGAGACATCGCTGGGGCGGCTCTCCTGTGTCACCAAGCGGCGGCCTCCCCTCAGCCACATGATCAGCCTCTTCATTAAAGACACCACCACCA GCACAGAGCAGATGCTGTCCCATGGCACCGCTGATGTGGTCTTAGAGGCCTGCACAGACTTCTGGGACGGAGCTGACATCTACCCTCTCTCGGGATCTGACAG AAAGAAAGTGCTCGACTTCTACCAGCGAGCCTGCCTGTCTGGGTATTGCTCTGCCTTCGCCTACAAGCCCATGAACTGCGCCCTGTCCTCTCAGCTCAACGGCAAGTGCATCGAGCTGGTACAGGTGCCCGGCCAAAGCAGCATCTTCACCATGTGCGAGCTGCCCAGCACCATCCCCATCAAGCAGAACGCCCGCCGCAGCAGCTGGAGCTCTGACG AAGGGATCGGGGAGGTGCTGGAGAAGGAAGACTGCATGCAGGCCCTGAGCGGCCAGATCTTCATGGGCATGGTGTCCTCCCAGTACCAGGCCCGGCTGGACATCGTGCGCCTCATTGATGGGCTTGTCAACGCCTGCATCCGCTTTGTCTACTTCTCTTTGGAGGATGAGCTCAAAAGCAAG GTGTTTGCAGAAAAAATGGGCCTGGAGACAGGCTGGAACTGCCACATCTCCCTCACACCCAATGGTGACATGCCTGGCTCCGAGATCcccccctccagccccagccacgCAGGCTCCCTGCATGATGACCTGAATCAGG TGTCCCGAGATGATGCAGAAGGGCTCCTCCTCATGGAGGAGGAGGGCCACTCGGACCTCATCAGCTTCCAGCCTACGGACAGCGACATCCCCAGCTTCCTGGAGGACTCCAACCGG GCCAAGCTGCCCCGGGGTATCCACCAAGTGCGGCCCCACCTGCAGAACATTGACAACGTGCCCCTGCTAGTGCCCCTTTTCACCGACTGCACCCCAGAGA CCATGTGTGAGATGATAAAGATCATGCAAGAGTACGGGGAGGTGACCTGCTGCCTGGGCAGCTCTGCCAACCTGCGGAACAGCTGCCTCTTCCTCCAGAGCGACATCAG CATTGCCCTGGATCCCCTGTACCCATCCCGTTGCTCCTGGGAGACCTTTGGCTACGCCACCAGCACCAGCATGGCCCAGGCCTCGGATGGCCTTTCTCCCCTGCAGCTGTCAGGGCAGCTCAACAGCCTGCCCTGTTCCCTGACCTTTCGCCAGGAGGAGACCATCAGCATCATCCGGCTTATCGAACAG GCTCGGCATGCCACCTATGGCATCCGTAAGTGCTTCCTCTTCCTGCTGCAGTGCCAGCTGACTCTTGTGGTCATCCAG TTCCTTTCTTGCCTGGTCCAGCTGCCGCCACTCCTGAGTACCACCGACATCCTGTGGCTGTCCTGCTTTTGCTACCCTCTGCTCAG CATCTCTCTGCTGGGGAAGCCCCCCCATAGCTCCATCATGTCTATGGCAACGGGGAAAAACCTCCAGTCCATTCCCAAGAAG ACCCAGCACTACTTCCTGCTCTGCTTCCTGCTCAAGTTCAGCCTCACCATCAGCTCCTGCCTCATCTGCTTTGGCTTCACACTGCAGAGCTTCTGTGACAGCTCCCGGGACCGCAACCTCACCAACTGCTCCTCCGTCATGCTGCCCAG CAACGACGACAGGGCTCCAGCCTGGTTTGAGGACTTTGCCAATGGACTGCTGTCGGCTCAGAAGCTCACGGCCGCCCTGATTGTCCTGCACACTG TCTTCATTTCCATCACCCATGTGCATCGCACCAAGCCCCTGTGGAGAAAGAGCCCCTTGACCAACCTCTGGTGGGCCGTGACAGTGCCTGTGGT GCTGCTGGGTCAGGTGGTCCAGACGGCTGTGGACCTGCAGCTGTGGACACACAGGGACAGCCACGTCCACTTTGGCCTGGAGGACGTGCCCCTGCTGACATGGCTCCTGGGCTGCCTGTCCCTGGTCCTTGTGGTGGTGACCAATGAGATCGTGAAGCTACATGAGATTCG GGTCCGAGTCCGCTACCAGAAGCGACAGAAGCTGCAGTTTGAAACTAAGCTGGGCATGAACTCTCCCTTCTGA
- the TMEM94 gene encoding transmembrane protein 94 isoform X21, protein MLFKQAELWMSHQGKGNKGEPPSALGLSTRKALSVLKEQLEAVLEGHLRERKKCLTWKEVWRSSFLHHSNRCSCFHWPGASLMLLAVLLLLGCCGGQPAGSRGVGLVNASALFLLLLLNLVLIGRQDRLKRREVERRLRGIIDQIQDALRDGREIQWPNAMYPDLHMPFAPSWSLHWAYRDGHLVNLPVSLLVEGDIIALRPGQESFASLRGIKDDEHIVLEPGDLFPPFSPPPSPRGEVERGPQSPQQHRLFRVLETPVIDNVRWCLDMALSRPVTALDNERFTVQSVMLHYAVPVVLAGFLITNALRFIFSAPGVTSWQYTLLQLQVNGVLPILPLLFPVLWVLATACGEARVLAQMSKASPSSLLAKFSEDTLSSYTEAVSSQEMLRCIWGHFLRVLGGTSPTLSHSSSLLHSLGSVTVLCCVDKQGILSWPNPSPETVLFFSGKVEPPHSSHEDLTDGLSTRSFCHPEVEEEPHERDALLAGSLNNTLHLSNEQERGDWPGEAPKPPEPYSHHKAHGRSKHPSGSNVSFSRDTEGGEEEPSKTQPGMESDPYEAEDFVCDYHLEMLSLSQDQQNPSCIQFDDSNWQLHLTSLKPLGLNVLLNLCDASVTERLCRFSDHLCNIALQESHSAVLPVHVPWGLCELARLIGFTPGAKELFKQENHLALYRLPSAETMKETSLGRLSCVTKRRPPLSHMISLFIKDTTTSTEQMLSHGTADVVLEACTDFWDGADIYPLSGSDRKKVLDFYQRACLSGYCSAFAYKPMNCALSSQLNGKCIELVQVPGQSSIFTMCELPSTIPIKQNARRSSWSSDGIGEVLEKEDCMQALSGQIFMGMVSSQYQARLDIVRLIDGLVNACIRFVYFSLEDELKSKVFAEKMGLETGWNCHISLTPNGDMPGSEIPPSSPSHAGSLHDDLNQVSRDDAEGLLLMEEEGHSDLISFQPTDSDIPSFLEDSNRAKLPRGIHQVRPHLQNIDNVPLLVPLFTDCTPETMCEMIKIMQEYGEVTCCLGSSANLRNSCLFLQSDISIALDPLYPSRCSWETFGYATSTSMAQASDGLSPLQLSGQLNSLPCSLTFRQEETISIIRLIEQARHATYGIRKCFLFLLQCQLTLVVIQFLSCLVQLPPLLSTTDILWLSCFCYPLLSISLLGKPPHSSIMSMATGKNLQSIPKKTQHYFLLCFLLKFSLTISSCLICFGFTLQSFCDSSRDRNLTNCSSVMLPSNDDRAPAWFEDFANGLLSAQKLTAALIVLHTVFISITHVHRTKPLWRKSPLTNLWWAVTVPVVLLGQVVQTAVDLQLWTHRDSHVHFGLEDVPLLTWLLGCLSLVLVVVTNEIVKLHEIRVRVRYQKRQKLQFETKLGMNSPF, encoded by the exons GGCGAGCCTCCCTCAGCCCTGGGCCTGTCCACGCGGAAGGCCCTCAGCGTCCTGAAGGAGCAGCTGGAGGCAGTGCTGGAAGGACATCTCAGGGAGCGGAAGAAGTGTCTGACGTGGAAG GAGGTGTGGAGAAGCAGCTTCCTCCACCACAGTAACCGCTGCTCCTGCTTCCACTGGCCGGGGGCCTCACTCATGCTACTGGccgtgctgctgctgctgggctgCTGCGGGGGACAGCCAGCCGGGAG CCGTGGGGTGGGGCTGGTGAATGCCTCAGCCTTGTTCCTGTTACTGCTTCTCAACCTTGTGCTCATCGGGCGGCAAGACCGGCTGAAGCGTCGGGAGGTAGAGCGGAGGCTGCGAGGGATCATTGATCAAATCCAAG ATGCCCTCAGGGATGGCAGGGAGATCCAGTGGCCCAATGCCATGTATCCAGACCTCCACATGCCTTTTGCACCATCCTGGTCCTTGCACTGGGCCTACAGAGACGGACACCTGGTCAACCTGCCAGTCAGCCTGCTGGTTGAAGGAGACATCATAGCTTTGAGGCCTGGCCAGGAATCGTTTGCTTCTCTGAGGGGGATCAAG GATGACGAGCACATCGTCCTGGAGCCGGGAGACCTCTTCCCCCCcttctcccctccaccctcaccccgGGGAGAAGTGGAGAGAGGGCCACAGAGCCCCCAGCAGCACCGGCTTTTCCGTGTCCTTGAGACCCCTGTGATTGACAACGTCAG ATGGTGCCTGGACATGGCCCTGTCCCGACCAGTCACTGCCCTGGACAATGAGCGGTTCACAGTGCAGTCGGTGATGCTACACTATGCTGTGCCCGTGGTCCTG GCCGGCTTCCTCATCACCAATGCCCTGCGCTTCATCTTCAGTGCCCCGGGGGTCACTTCCTGGCAGTACACCCTCCTCCAGCTCCAG GTGAATGGCGTCCTGCCCATCCTCCCCCTGCTCTTTCCAGTCCTCTGGGTTCTGGCAACTGCCTGTGGAGAGGCCCGTGTCCTGGCCCAGATGAGcaaggcctcacccagctccctg CTGGCTAAGTTCTCAGAGGATACTCTCAGCAGCTATACGGAGGCTGTCTCCTCTCAG GAAATGCTGCGCTGCATTTGGGGCCACTTCCTGAGGGTGCTCGGGGGGACATCGCCAACGCTGAGCCACAGTTCCAGCCTGCTGCACAGCCTGGGCTCTGTCACG GTCCTGTGCTGTGTGGACAAACAGGGGATCCTGTCATGGCCAAATCCCAGCCCAGAGACTGTACTGTTCTTCAGCGGGAAGGTGGAGCCCCCTCACAGCAGCCACGAGGACCTCACCGATGGCCTATCCACCCGCTCCTTCTGCCATCCCGAGGTAGAGGAGGAG CCCCATGAACGAGACGCCCTCCTGGCTGGCTCCCTGAACAACACCCTGCACCTTTCCAATGAGCAGGAGCGTGGCGACTGGCCTGGCGAGGCTCCCAAGCCCCCCGAGCCCTATTCACACCACAAAGCGCATGGCCGCAGCAAACACCCATCTGGCTCCAACGTGAGCTTCAGCAGGGACACCGAGGGTGGTGAAGAAGAGCCCAGCAAG ACCCAGCCTGGGATGGAGAGCGACCCCTACGAAGCAGAGGACTTTGTGTGTGACTACCACCTGGAGATGCTGAGCCTGTCCCAGGACCAGCAGAACCCCTCCTGCATCCAGTTTGATGACTCCAACTGGCAGCTGCACCTCACCTCCCTCAAACCCCTGGGCCTCAATGTGCTGCTGAACCTGTGTGATGCCAGCGTCACCGAGCGCCTGTGCCGATTCTCCGACCACCTGTGCAACATCGCCCTGCAAGAGAGCCACAGCGCCGTGCTGCCCGTCCATGTGCCCTGGGGCCTCTGCGAGCTTGCCCGCCTCATTG GCTTCACTCCTGGGGCCAAGGAGCTTTTCAAGCAGGAGAACCATCTGGCGCTGTACCGCCTCCCCAGTGCCGAGACAATGAAGGAGACATCGCTGGGGCGGCTCTCCTGTGTCACCAAGCGGCGGCCTCCCCTCAGCCACATGATCAGCCTCTTCATTAAAGACACCACCACCA GCACAGAGCAGATGCTGTCCCATGGCACCGCTGATGTGGTCTTAGAGGCCTGCACAGACTTCTGGGACGGAGCTGACATCTACCCTCTCTCGGGATCTGACAG AAAGAAAGTGCTCGACTTCTACCAGCGAGCCTGCCTGTCTGGGTATTGCTCTGCCTTCGCCTACAAGCCCATGAACTGCGCCCTGTCCTCTCAGCTCAACGGCAAGTGCATCGAGCTGGTACAGGTGCCCGGCCAAAGCAGCATCTTCACCATGTGCGAGCTGCCCAGCACCATCCCCATCAAGCAGAACGCCCGCCGCAGCAGCTGGAGCTCTGACG GGATCGGGGAGGTGCTGGAGAAGGAAGACTGCATGCAGGCCCTGAGCGGCCAGATCTTCATGGGCATGGTGTCCTCCCAGTACCAGGCCCGGCTGGACATCGTGCGCCTCATTGATGGGCTTGTCAACGCCTGCATCCGCTTTGTCTACTTCTCTTTGGAGGATGAGCTCAAAAGCAAG GTGTTTGCAGAAAAAATGGGCCTGGAGACAGGCTGGAACTGCCACATCTCCCTCACACCCAATGGTGACATGCCTGGCTCCGAGATCcccccctccagccccagccacgCAGGCTCCCTGCATGATGACCTGAATCAGG TGTCCCGAGATGATGCAGAAGGGCTCCTCCTCATGGAGGAGGAGGGCCACTCGGACCTCATCAGCTTCCAGCCTACGGACAGCGACATCCCCAGCTTCCTGGAGGACTCCAACCGG GCCAAGCTGCCCCGGGGTATCCACCAAGTGCGGCCCCACCTGCAGAACATTGACAACGTGCCCCTGCTAGTGCCCCTTTTCACCGACTGCACCCCAGAGA CCATGTGTGAGATGATAAAGATCATGCAAGAGTACGGGGAGGTGACCTGCTGCCTGGGCAGCTCTGCCAACCTGCGGAACAGCTGCCTCTTCCTCCAGAGCGACATCAG CATTGCCCTGGATCCCCTGTACCCATCCCGTTGCTCCTGGGAGACCTTTGGCTACGCCACCAGCACCAGCATGGCCCAGGCCTCGGATGGCCTTTCTCCCCTGCAGCTGTCAGGGCAGCTCAACAGCCTGCCCTGTTCCCTGACCTTTCGCCAGGAGGAGACCATCAGCATCATCCGGCTTATCGAACAG GCTCGGCATGCCACCTATGGCATCCGTAAGTGCTTCCTCTTCCTGCTGCAGTGCCAGCTGACTCTTGTGGTCATCCAG TTCCTTTCTTGCCTGGTCCAGCTGCCGCCACTCCTGAGTACCACCGACATCCTGTGGCTGTCCTGCTTTTGCTACCCTCTGCTCAG CATCTCTCTGCTGGGGAAGCCCCCCCATAGCTCCATCATGTCTATGGCAACGGGGAAAAACCTCCAGTCCATTCCCAAGAAG ACCCAGCACTACTTCCTGCTCTGCTTCCTGCTCAAGTTCAGCCTCACCATCAGCTCCTGCCTCATCTGCTTTGGCTTCACACTGCAGAGCTTCTGTGACAGCTCCCGGGACCGCAACCTCACCAACTGCTCCTCCGTCATGCTGCCCAG CAACGACGACAGGGCTCCAGCCTGGTTTGAGGACTTTGCCAATGGACTGCTGTCGGCTCAGAAGCTCACGGCCGCCCTGATTGTCCTGCACACTG TCTTCATTTCCATCACCCATGTGCATCGCACCAAGCCCCTGTGGAGAAAGAGCCCCTTGACCAACCTCTGGTGGGCCGTGACAGTGCCTGTGGT GCTGCTGGGTCAGGTGGTCCAGACGGCTGTGGACCTGCAGCTGTGGACACACAGGGACAGCCACGTCCACTTTGGCCTGGAGGACGTGCCCCTGCTGACATGGCTCCTGGGCTGCCTGTCCCTGGTCCTTGTGGTGGTGACCAATGAGATCGTGAAGCTACATGAGATTCG GGTCCGAGTCCGCTACCAGAAGCGACAGAAGCTGCAGTTTGAAACTAAGCTGGGCATGAACTCTCCCTTCTGA